The following proteins are encoded in a genomic region of Desulfosporosinus youngiae DSM 17734:
- a CDS encoding SHOCT domain-containing protein, whose translation MSRDQEANEVKYKAAVKLLEIMLSKGLITLAEYRKIDELNRQTFTPELAEVYVK comes from the coding sequence ATGTCAAGGGACCAGGAAGCTAATGAAGTGAAATACAAGGCAGCGGTCAAACTGCTGGAGATCATGTTGAGCAAGGGCCTGATTACCCTTGCTGAATACCGGAAAATCGATGAATTGAACCGTCAAACCTTCACGCCTGAACTTGCTGAGGTATATGTGAAATAA
- a CDS encoding AAA family ATPase, with product MHIKNLKISNMGYIKSSDLRFESNNINIIQGANGSGKTTVLAVLYSMFQD from the coding sequence ATGCATATTAAGAATTTAAAGATATCCAATATGGGATACATAAAAAGTTCTGACTTAAGATTTGAATCTAACAATATAAATATAATTCAAGGTGCAAATGGAAGTGGAAAAACTACTGTTTTAGCGGTGCTATATTCAATGTTTCAAGATTAG